One Sanguibacter keddieii DSM 10542 genomic window carries:
- a CDS encoding phytoene/squalene synthase family protein: MTSADHPSDDLHPVPHDPRYDAVAQASAAVVIDGYSTSFGWACRLLHRPVRGHVRNIYALVRLADEIVDGPLAAADPTRSARLLDDLERETYDAVASGYSTNLVVHAFAITARRFDLDHDHVRAFFASMRTDLTRSVHTADSLDEYIYGSAEVVGLMCLDVFLGAAGRTDVADLTPGARSLGAAFQKINFLRDLGADHDDLGRAYFPGVDLAAFTDADRDVLVADVRADLDRAATVIPRLPANSRVAVAAAHGLFAELTRRVAAVPAAELLTTRVRVPAPAKARIVAAALRSRGSSV, from the coding sequence GTGACCTCAGCCGACCACCCGTCGGACGACCTGCACCCCGTCCCGCACGACCCTCGCTACGACGCCGTCGCCCAGGCGAGCGCCGCGGTGGTCATCGACGGGTACTCCACCTCTTTCGGCTGGGCCTGTCGCCTGCTCCACCGCCCGGTCCGCGGGCACGTCCGCAACATCTACGCCCTCGTGCGGCTGGCCGACGAGATCGTCGACGGCCCGCTCGCCGCAGCCGACCCGACGCGCAGCGCCCGCCTGCTCGACGACCTCGAGCGCGAGACGTACGACGCCGTCGCGAGCGGGTACAGCACCAACCTCGTGGTGCACGCCTTCGCGATCACCGCCCGACGCTTCGACCTCGACCACGACCACGTCCGGGCCTTCTTCGCCTCGATGCGCACCGACCTCACGCGCTCGGTCCACACCGCCGACTCCCTCGACGAGTACATCTACGGCTCGGCCGAGGTGGTCGGGCTCATGTGCCTCGACGTGTTCCTCGGGGCGGCCGGCCGCACGGACGTCGCAGACCTGACCCCCGGGGCCCGCAGCCTCGGTGCGGCCTTCCAGAAGATCAACTTCCTGCGCGACCTCGGCGCCGACCACGACGACCTCGGCCGCGCGTACTTCCCCGGGGTCGACCTCGCCGCCTTCACCGACGCCGACCGCGACGTCCTGGTCGCCGACGTGCGCGCCGACCTGGACCGCGCGGCTACGGTGATCCCACGGCTCCCGGCGAACAGCCGGGTAGCCGTCGCAGCAGCCCACGGGCTCTTCGCCGAGCTCACCCGGCGGGTCGCCGCGGTCCCGGCCGCCGAGCTGCTCACCACCCGGGTGCGGGTCCCCGCACCCGCCAAGGCCCGGATCGTCGCGGCCGCACTGAGAAGCAGAGGGTCTTCCGTATGA
- the crtI gene encoding phytoene desaturase family protein produces MSRVVVIGAGIAGLATAALLARDGHDVAVLEKNDVTGGRTGSWESDGFRFDTGPSWYLMPEVFDHYFRLLGTTAAEQLDLTVLDPGYRVFAEGADAPVDVSPDLETNVATFESVEPGAGEQLRRYLESARETYDVATETFLYTSFQSKVTLVRKDVVARAGRLVSLLLRPLEGFVAKSFQHRTLRQILGYPAVFLGSSPDRAPSMYHLMSHLDLADGVQYPQGGFTTIIDAIERLALAEGVQVRTGATVTEIVTAPLGTAVSGRRRTAGRRGRAAVSAVRYTLADGTEKTVDADVVVSAADLHHTETALLPAGLQTYPERWWDSRESGPGAVLVYLGVDGELPGLAHHSLFFTADWQKNFDSIFGDHPVVPDPASIYVCRPSATDASVAPAGSENLFILVPVPPDPTIGAGGVGGAGDPLVEKAADAAIAQVAEWAGVPDLASRITVRRTVGPADFVSDFNSWSGGALGPAHTWKQSAFLRGSNASALVDGLLYAGGTTIPGIGLPMCLISAEIALKRLRGDTSTGPLAEPL; encoded by the coding sequence ATGAGCAGGGTCGTCGTCATCGGCGCAGGGATCGCAGGGCTGGCCACGGCGGCGCTCCTCGCCAGGGACGGGCACGACGTGGCCGTCCTCGAGAAGAACGACGTCACGGGCGGGCGCACCGGCTCCTGGGAGTCGGACGGCTTCCGCTTCGACACCGGACCCTCGTGGTACCTCATGCCCGAGGTCTTCGACCACTACTTCCGCCTGCTCGGCACGACGGCCGCCGAGCAGCTCGACCTGACCGTCCTCGACCCCGGGTACCGGGTGTTCGCCGAGGGTGCCGACGCGCCCGTCGACGTGAGCCCCGACCTCGAGACCAACGTCGCGACCTTCGAGTCGGTCGAGCCCGGGGCGGGGGAGCAGCTGCGGCGCTACCTCGAGTCCGCGCGCGAGACCTACGACGTCGCGACCGAGACCTTCCTCTACACCTCGTTCCAGTCCAAGGTGACCCTCGTCCGCAAGGACGTCGTCGCCCGGGCCGGACGCCTCGTGTCTCTGCTGCTGCGCCCGCTCGAGGGCTTCGTCGCGAAGTCCTTCCAGCACCGGACGCTCCGGCAGATCCTCGGCTACCCGGCCGTGTTCCTCGGCTCGTCGCCGGACCGCGCGCCGAGCATGTACCACCTGATGAGCCACCTCGACCTCGCCGACGGCGTCCAGTACCCGCAGGGCGGCTTCACGACGATCATCGACGCGATCGAGCGGCTCGCCCTCGCGGAGGGGGTCCAGGTCCGGACGGGCGCGACCGTCACGGAGATCGTCACCGCTCCGCTCGGCACGGCCGTCTCCGGGCGGCGCAGGACCGCCGGTCGACGCGGCCGTGCCGCCGTCAGCGCCGTCCGGTACACGCTCGCCGACGGCACCGAGAAGACCGTCGACGCCGACGTCGTCGTGAGCGCCGCCGACCTGCACCACACCGAGACGGCACTCCTGCCCGCAGGGCTCCAGACGTACCCGGAGCGCTGGTGGGACTCGCGCGAGTCCGGCCCGGGCGCCGTGCTGGTCTACCTCGGGGTCGACGGCGAGCTCCCCGGGCTCGCGCACCACTCGCTGTTCTTCACCGCCGACTGGCAGAAGAACTTCGACAGCATCTTCGGCGACCACCCCGTGGTGCCCGACCCGGCCTCGATCTACGTGTGCCGGCCCTCCGCGACCGACGCGTCGGTCGCCCCGGCGGGCTCTGAGAACCTCTTCATCCTGGTGCCGGTCCCGCCCGACCCGACCATCGGGGCGGGCGGCGTCGGCGGTGCCGGCGACCCGCTCGTCGAGAAGGCCGCTGACGCGGCGATCGCCCAGGTGGCTGAGTGGGCCGGTGTCCCGGACCTCGCCTCTCGCATCACGGTGCGCCGCACCGTCGGCCCCGCGGACTTCGTGTCCGACTTCAACTCGTGGTCCGGCGGTGCGCTCGGTCCTGCGCACACCTGGAAGCAGAGCGCCTTCCTGCGCGGCAGCAACGCCTCCGCGCTGGTCGACGGCCTGCTGTACGCCGGCGGGACCACCATCCCCGGCATCGGGCTGCCGATGTGCCTCATCAGCGCCGAGATCGCGCTCAAGAGGCTGCGCGGTGACACCTCGACGGGACCGCTGGCGGAACCGCTGTGA